In Amyelois transitella isolate CPQ chromosome 5, ilAmyTran1.1, whole genome shotgun sequence, one DNA window encodes the following:
- the LOC106138568 gene encoding peroxisomal membrane protein 2, with protein sequence MSLSKPIMNLLASYLQNLYLHPIKTKSITSCVLGTTGSIVSQLLAGGNIRLDPILAFGLYGLLFGGTFPHYFYEWIERMFPEDVVAFPLVKKLIFERLIYAPLIQAFSLYTLARFEGKNHSAALKQLNALYLTVLEANWKWLTLFQVINMAFVPPMLRVLYMNLVGLGWAIFLATKRRQQSQKKE encoded by the exons atgtctTTATCAAAACcaattatgaatttattggCATCGTATTTACAAAATCTGTATTTGCATCCTATCAAGACTAAATCCATTACAAG CTGTGTCTTGGGAACTACAGGAAGCATTGTGTCGCAACTCCTGGCCGGCGGCAACATAAGATTGGATCCAATTCTTGCTTTCGGACTTTATGG ATTACTATTCGGCGGCACCTTCCCCCACTACTTCTACGAATGGATAGAACGCATGTTCCCAGAAGATGTCGTGGCGTTCCCTCTAGTCAAGAAACTGATCTTCGAGCGACTGATCTACGCTCCTCTCATTCAGGCCTTCTCTCTGTACACTCTGGCAAGATTTGAAGGAAAGAATCACAGTGCTGCGTTGAAACAGCTAAATGCTTTATACTTGACAGTGCTGGAGGCGAATTGGAAATGGCTGACGCTGTTCCAAGTTATTAATATGGCGTTTGTGCCACCTATG CTCAGAGTACTCTACATGAATTTGGTGGGTCTCGGCTGGGCGATTTTCCTTGCTACCAAGCGAAGACAGCAGAGTCAAAAGAAGGAATGA
- the LOC106138558 gene encoding uncharacterized protein LOC106138558: MDTTTSMKPKTMAELLPGLSGILSKEALQTLTARKQPRKTLIQTRTAEKVLKPLTLAEMRADILALKVKSPRRCPQSTASAKKNWNSSVKVDKKISHTADGQMKNNPVRKALNFQPKTKSVVNSRATIHQATTETPRFPKPEFRAKKSIMQARNVRISGICNIPETPVINKPVRSRMTLANKENISNQSNVIKKPFVPQRQINHKKLMPPILDTPLSNESWKSSCDASFLQKEKEINDVEIKAAAVSDERTLENIAEVTPPVSTPFKEYRNVQEYFNNSSELESSAMYNDNTIMCFDKPKPENQRDESVIVSLCELLNKATVTNNEKPSTELQDLIEVERQTENNIKMIENGIKTLNNIKESQIKSLKYVRKLINEKKNCRTESKGDKDKTLVDETETISNDKIPIIIQSPEKSHMRGEPCSVIRSCAKSPSYKIPKKNLCLRKKVFCKSMPNVSSQSPNRDIEGRALNMYMKMKEQMNFLNTPLVKHHRKSFVPDTPSVITTSNNLQRQLDKLYCGS, translated from the exons ATGGATACGACAACGAGTATGAAGCCTAAGACAATGGCTGAGTTACTACCTGGACTCAGTG GCATCCTATCTAAAGAAGCTCTACAAACTCTCACTGCAAGGAAACAGCCAAGGAAAACACTTATACAAACACGAACTGCTGAAAAAGTGTTAAAACCATTGACTCTAGCAGAGATGAGAGCTGATATCCTAG CTTTGAAAGTCAAGTCTCCAAGAAGGTGCCCGCAATCTACCGCATCTGCTAAAAAGAATTGGAACTCATCAGTGAAGGTTGACAAGAAGATAAGCCACACAGCAGATGGACAAATGAAGAACAATCCTGTTAGAAAAGCTCTCAATTTTCAACCTAAAACTAAG AGTGTTGTGAATTCGAGAGCTACAATACATCAGGCAACCACAGAAACACCAAGGTTTCCCAAACCAGAGTTCAGAGCAAAAAAGTCAATTATGCAAG CACGGAATGTCAGAATAAGTGGAATCTGTAACATACCAGAAACACCTGTGATCAATAAACCAGTTCGGAGTAGAATGACTCTGGccaacaaagaaaatatctcCAACCAAAGTAATGTCATCAAAAAACCTTTTGTACCACAAAGGCAAATTAATCACAAGAAACTAATGCCTCCCATTCTGGATACACCATTATCCAATGAATCATGGAAGTCTAGTTGCGATGCAAGCTTCctgcaaaaagaaaaagaaataaacgatGTGGAAATAAAAGCTGCAGCAGTGTCAGACGAGCGTACCTTGGAAAACATTGCAGAAGTAACTCCGCCTGTTTCAACACCATTCAAAGAGTATCGGAATGTCCaagaatatttcaataactCCAGTGAATTGGAGAGCTCGGCTATGTACAATGACAACACTATCATGTGTTTTGACAAACCCAAACCAGAAAATCAAAGAGACGAAAGTGTTATTGTATCACTCTGCGAATTACTCAACAAAGCAACTGTCACAAACAACGAAAAACCCAGCACGGAGCTCCAGGACCTGATAGAAGTTGAGAGACAAActgaaaacaatataaaaatgattgaAAATGGCATCAAAACTTTGAACAACATCAAAGAATCACAAATTAAATCATTGAAATATGTGAGGAAATTGatcaatgaaaagaaaaattgtcgAACTGAATCAAAAGGTGATAAAGATAAAACTCTTGTTGATGAGACCGAAACTATATCAAATgataaaatacctattattatACAGAGCCCTGAAAAGAGTCACATGCGCGGTGAGCCATGTTCGGTTATAAGATCTTGTGCCAAATCACCATCCTATAAAATACCAAAGAAGAATTTGTGTTTgagaaaaaaagtattttgcaAATCTATGCCAAATGTGTCCAGCCAGTCTCCGAACAGGGATATTGAGGGTAGAGCTTTGAATATGTATATGAAGATGAAAGAACAGATGAATTTCTTGAACACACCACTTGTGAAGCATCATCGGAAAAGCTTTGTACCAGACACGCCATCTGTCATCACAACGTCTAACAATCTACAGAGACAGTTGGACAAACTATATTGTGGAAGCTAG
- the LOC106139014 gene encoding thioredoxin domain-containing protein 17, with translation MVTMVQLKGFDEFNKYALDIDPNGPPIFFYFSGEKLPDGRSWCPDCNDAEPIVKSYLGELQKSIIFAYVDVGDVTTWKDKACPFRTDKRTKLMVIPTIIRWNGVQRLEGEQCSKRELLQMIFEEED, from the exons ATGGTGACTATGGTGCAATTGAAAGGATTTGatgaattcaataaatatgCGCTTGACATTGATCCGAATGGTCCaccaatatttttctattttagcGGGGAAAAGTTGCCGGATGGTCGTAGTTGGTGTCCAGATTGTAATGATG CTGAACCAATTGTGAAATCTTACCTGGGTGAACTGCAGAAGAGTATTATTTTCGCATATGTTGATGTTGGCGATGTCACTAC TTGGAAGGACAAGGCATGCCCATTCAGGACAGACAAACGCACAAAGCTGATGGTTATTCCAACTATAATCAGATGGAATGGAGTCCAAAGACTGGAAGGAGAACAGTGCTCAAAGAGAGAACTCTTGCAGATGATATTTGAGGAAGAAGACTAA
- the LOC106139000 gene encoding SEC14-like protein 2, which translates to MAPVSKNEVVGIDDDQRFALMKFRRSVKDVLKPEHNDHFLLRWLRARQWDPEAAEKMLRDSMKWREKWELDTTLQSWQPPEVLQKYFPSGSTGFDKEGSPIIIVPFVGLDVWGMLHSLSRTDVIRMVLKTLEGYLATAREQAITHGPAALKMTVIFDLEGFNIRQYAWKPAAEMVFTLLQIYEANYPEILKTCFIVNAPKVFSLAFSVIKKFMHEYTISKIRIYGTDPKKWQSQVLNIIDKDQLPVHYGGSVLDDNDDPRCSLIVRPGGKVPKSYYLKNCVPEDKKDYTRVTIKTGEKHAVDLLCPDAESVLKWEVGVDSHDIKFAIKRRDADGNESLVVPPRKLLAGPADVGVMPVTGPATYSIVFDNKNAFLRNKKVFYDAVITVPAQDLNINDMPDEVTDPVASCS; encoded by the exons TTTAGGAGAAGCGTAAAGGATGTGCTGAAACCCGAACATAATGACCACTTTTTGTTAAGGTGGTTAAGAG CCCGACAATGGGACCCTGAGGCCGCTGAGAAAATGCTGAGAGAT TCAATGAAATGGCGGGAGAAATGGGAACTGGACACCACATTGCAGTCGTGGCAGCCGCCTGAGGTGCTGCAGAAGTACTTTCCCAGCGGCAGCACCGGCTTTGACAAAGAAGGCTCTCCAA TCATAATTGTCCCATTTGTGGGTCTGGACGTATGGGGAATGCTGCACTCGCTGAGCCGGACGGACGTCATCAGAATGGTGCTCAAGACCCTGGAAGGATACCTTGCGACCGCCAGGGAACAGGCGATCACCCACGGCCCAGCTGCTTTGAAG ATGACAGTTATCTTCGATTTGGAAGGTTTTAACATTAGGCAGTACGCGTGGAAGCCGGCTGCTGAAATGGTGTTCACTCTTCTTCAGATATACGAGGCCAACTACCCAGAAATTCTTAAAACTTGCTTCATTGTCAATG CACCCAAAGTATTCTCCCTGGCGTTCTCAGTCATAAAGAAGTTCATGCACGAGTACACGATATCTAAGATCAGGATCTACGGCACGGACCCCAAGAAGTGGCAATCTCAAGTGTTGAATATCATTGACAAGGATCAGCTGCCAGTACATTATGGAGGCAGTGTGTTGGATGACAATGATGACCCGAGGTGCAGCCttatt GTAAGACCAGGTGGAAAAGTGCCAAAGTCATACTACTTGAAAAACTGTGTGCCTGAAGACAAGAAGGATTACACTCGGGTCACGATCAAAACGGGAGAGAAACACGCGGTCGACTTGCTGTGTCCCGATGCTGAGAGTGTGTTGAA ATGGGAGGTGGGGGTAGACAGCCACGACATAAAGTTCGCGATCAAGCGTCGCGACGCGGACGGCAACGAGTCGCTGGTGGTGCCCCCGCGCAAGCTGCTCGCCGGCCCCGCCGACGTCGGCGTCATGCCCGTCACCGGACCTGCCACTT ATTCCATAGTGTTCGACAACAAGAACGCGTTCCTGAGAAACAAGAAAGTGTTCTACGACGCCGTGATCACCGTACCTGCGCAAGACCTCAATATAAACGATATGCCAGACGAAGTGACCGACCCCGTGGCGTCTTGTAGCTAA
- the LOC106138990 gene encoding armadillo repeat-containing protein gudu produces the protein MGEVDNISTFSVDGGQDTVGLPRIVMVTEGSDTSASSASSTSASEDNWADLIKSSEIPPEYWHIQKLVKYMKAGNQTATMVALSCLKDHDLTIEVNQRAIQEIGGLELLVNLLETRDLCCILGGLAVLKDITPNIEIRKKVTDLGAIPLLVGLLSDPARDVQILAAETIANLGRIRKSRKFCRKFGGIPKLIDLLDVKERYLVSPREELNLDEQQYLDIARAGAKALWSMSASQRNREAMRKYGMIPLIARLLKTIHLDVAVPAVGLLQMCANETSFQLAIQTEKMVGDLIKHLSNDDKDLKTYCSLAIYKCASDPITRDMIREAGGLELLVEAAQDSSNRPNKALMAAVTGALWKCANSDASVKKLDNLGAVPILVRLLDDENDGVLTNVAGALAECAKFPPNRDKIRSTGGIPMLIHHLNNTYKPLLENVPLVLMECAKEQNCMYEIEELDGVRLIWSLLKNDSKKVQTNAALALSPCVQNATDSGEMVRSFVGALDLTVDLLDSDDHNVLSAVCAAIATIAKDHENLAVISDHGVVAKLSKLVSTTDDHLRANLGVAIAYCCDWAQNRQEFGRRGAITPLVNYMTSRDPNVHRATALALYHLSFYSINCVTMHAAGVVQFLLETIGSKDPVLQEASAGCLCNIRKLALATEKIKLKQ, from the exons atGGGGGAAGTGGATAATATATCGACTTTCAGCGTAGATGGAGGACAGGATACTGTCGGTCTACCGAGGATCGTGATGGTCACCGAGGGTTCAGATACCTCGGCGTCTTCGGCCTCGTCCACATCTGCGAGCGAAGACAATTGGGCTGACCTCATCAAATCTTCAGAAATACCACCTGAATATTGGCACATACAGAAACTCGTAAAGTATATGAAAGCCGGCAATCAAACGGCCACTATGGTGGCTTTGTCTTGTTTGAAAGATCACGATCTGACTATAGAAGTCAATCAAAGAGCGATACAAGAAATAGGAGGTTTAGAATTACTTGTCAACTTACTAGAGACTCGAGATTTGTGCTGTATTTTGGGAGGACTAGCTGTTCTCAAAGATATCACACCGAATATTGAAATACGGAAGAAAGTTACGGACCTGGGCGCTATTCCTTTACTCGTTGGGTTATTGTCAGATCCTGCTAGAGATGTACAAATACTTGCAGCAGAAACTATTGCTAATTTAGGCAGAATTCgcaaaagtagaaaattttgcagaaagttcggtggaaTACCTAAATTAATTGACTTATTAGATGTAAAAGAAAG gTACTTAGTTTCACCGCGCGAAGAGTTGAATTTAGATGAACAACAGTATTTGGACATTGCTCGAGCTGGCGCTAAAGCATTGTGGTCGATGTCGGCTTCGCAAAGGAATCGGGAGGCCATGAGGAAGTATGGTATGATACCGCTGATCGCAAGATTGCTGAAAACCATACACCTGGACGTAGCAGTGCCAGCCGTTGGCCTATTACAAATGTGTGCCAATGAAACCTCTTTCCAGTTGGCaatacaaacagaaaaaatggTTGGTGACTTGATAAAACATTTGAGCAATGACGACAAAGATTTAAAG ACCTATTGTAGCTTAGCAATCTATAAGTGTGCAAGTGATCCAATAACGAGAGACATGATACGTGAAGCAGGCGGCTTGGAACTATTGGTAGAAGCTGCACAAGATTCCAGCAATAGACCAAATAAGGCACTAATGGCAGCGGTAACTGGAGCGTTGTGGAAATGTGCTAACAGCGACGCTAGTGTCAAGAAATTAGATAATCTTGGCGCAGTCCCGATATTAGTTCGACTGCTTGATGATGAGAATGATGGAGTCTTGACTAATGTCGCAGGAGCATTAGCGGAATGTGCAAAATTTCCACCTAATCGAGATAAAATTAGAAGCACTGGTGGAATTCCAATGTTAA TTCACCACCTCAACAACACGTATAAACCGCTTCTTGAAAATGTACCTTTGGTGTTAATGGAGTGTGCCAAAGAACAAAACTGTATGTACGAAATCGAAGAGCTCGATGGAGTAAGACTGATTTGGTCATTGTTGAAGAATGATTCGAAAAAAGTGCAGACCAACGCTGCATTGGCTTTAAGTCCGTGTGTGCAAAATGCTACAGATTCCGGAGAAATGGTCAGATCGTTTGTGGGTGCCCTAGATCTGACTGTAGATTTATTGGATTCTGATGACCATAATGTTTTATCTGCTGTGTGCGCAGCAATAGCTACTATTGCTAAAGATCATGAGAATTTAGCTGTCATTTCTGATCATGGAGTGGTAGCTAAACTTTCCAAACTAG tgaGCACAACGGATGACCATTTGAGGGCCAATCTTGGCGTCGCTATAGCTTATTGTTGCGATTGGGCCCAAAACCGGCAGGAGTTCGGGAGACGTGGAGCCATCACTCCTCTGGTCAACTACATGACGTCACGGGACCCCAACGTGCACAGAGCAACAGCGCTGGCACTGTACCATTTGTCGTTTTATTCGATCAACTGTGTCACGATGCATGCT gctggagtggtccaattcctTCTGGAGACCATAGGATCCAAGGACCCGGTACTGCAGGAGGCTTCCGCGGGCTGTCTGTGCAACATACGCAAGTTGGCTCTCGCCACGGAGAAGATCAAATTGAaacaataa
- the LOC132904435 gene encoding uncharacterized protein LOC132904435, with protein sequence MIHIVYFRLMLPVTITCEYVSPVINSPGLYFDKLLDVKFTNSDWNILAYVDISHVQPNLDKVEFLFEKLNVFCNSMTSSKIQSDCINSLSALKNQHILNVNKFSSVAYLVIDGNPGTRFKRGLMDFGGSLLKTIFGTLDSDDAIKFSRAIEDVQTDEKRLAHLMKDNIHVIKSTISYFNNTMSKVDENENHILKNLKTIHKILETVSNNNDKLEIKSQLSSLLNSLQSIITTLSFDIEDVNNAILFAKLNILHPTVLSPHQLYNELDKHRNSLPSHYELPTPLTLQNIHNLIDISKLTCFYHMNKIIFVIKIPLVLPQAYELYKIIPLPVAYDMSKPDTFVLVEPTSSYVAITADRMFYSLIGDVDKCKVISEKCHVCILVNVFSVIANPTCETTLLSDVVSKLPDICVTKLIYGSIDLFHKLTFNRWIFVQSEPGKCHITCDDKNVNSDIILFGTGILTLPKTCKAFYKTLQFTAVGKTVITNVTNTISNFNILQDDCCERSRLNKTLERLPYSKLNNLDNLDSLLHASIHLSSFEDEINKLENPSHFETYGTHYLSLSLFSSTLILIYLLYKCRKRLSTPMESPCCIQIFNQCHSKNNSTPQTTQTTFHRYSLKSSDRDVTENLEEEVRMTPSPTKRNIHNFTRSHDS encoded by the coding sequence ATGATacatattgtttatttcaggTTGATGTTGCCGGTGACTATCACCTGCGAATACGTATCACCCGTAATCAACAGTCCTGgcctttattttgataagcTTTTAGATGTTAAGTTTACCAATAGTGATTGGAATATTTTAGCATACGTAGATATAAGCCATGTACAACCCAACTTAGACAAAGTagagtttttatttgaaaaacttaacGTATTCTGTAATTCAATGACTTCTTCTAAAATACAGTCAGATTGCATTAATTCATTATCCGCTCTTAAAAATCAACATATtttgaatgtaaataaattctcTTCTGTAGCATATCTAGTAATAGATGGAAATCCCGGTACGCGCTTTAAAAGAGGTTTAATGGATTTCGGTGGCTCCCTGCTAAAGACTATTTTTGGTACATTAGATTCAGATGATGCAATTAAATTCTCACGGGCTATTGAAGATGTACAAACGGATGAAAAACGTCTCGCTCATCTTATGAAGGACAATATACACGTAATAAAGTcaacaatttcatattttaataataccatGTCTAAAGTAGATGAGAACGAAAaccatatattaaaaaatctaaaaactatccataaaattttagaaactGTATCAAATAACAACGATAAACTAgaaattaaatctcaattaagcTCACTACTAAATTCATTACAGTCCATTATCACGACCTTGTCCTTCGATATAGAAGATGTAAACAATGCTATCCTTTTTGCAAAGCTAAACATTTTACACCCGACGGTACTCAGCCCGCATCAGCTGTACAATGAATTAGATAAACACAGAAATAGTCTTCCTAGCCATTACGAGCTCCCGACACCCTtaactttacaaaatatacataatttaatagatataTCCAAACTAACATGTTTTTATCAtatgaacaaaattatatttgtaattaagaTTCCACTTGTACTACCACAAGCTTatgaattgtataaaataattccgTTACCTGTTGCTTACGATATGTCGAAACCTGATACATTCGTCCTTGTTGAGCCAACGAGCTCTTACGTAGCAATAACAGCTGATCGCATGTTTTACTCACTGATAGGAGACGTCGACAAGTGCAAGGTCATTAGTGAGAAATGCCACGTGTGCATATTAGTGAATGTGTTTTCAGTGATTGCGAATCCCACGTGTGAGACGACTCTTTTGAGTGATGTGGTCAGTAAACTTCCTGACATATGTGTAACGAAACTAATATATGGGTCAATAGATTTGTTTCATAAGTTAACTTTTAATCGATGGATTTTTGTACAGTCTGAACCAGGGAAGTGCCACATAACTTGCgatgataaaaatgttaactctgatattattttatttggaactGGCATTTTAACTCTACCTAAGACATGTAAAGCATTTTATAAAACCTTACAGTTTACAGCCGTTGGCAAAACAGTCATCACTAATGTAACTAATACAATATCTAATTTTAACATCTTACAAGATGATTGTTGTGAAAGATctagattaaataaaacactaGAACGATTACCGTATTCTAAGCTTAATAACTTAGATAATCTCGATTCCTTACTACATGCCAGCATCCATCTCAGCTCTTTCGAAGATGAAATTAATAAGCTTGAAAATCCATCTCACTTTGAAACTTATGGCACGCATTATCTATCCCTGAGTTTATTTAGTAgcactttaattttaatataccttTTGTACAAATGTCGCAAAAGATTATCTACACCTATGGAGTCTCCATGTTGCATCCAAATATTTAATCAATGTCATAGTAAAAATAACTCTACTCCACAAACCACGCAAACTACATTTCATAGATACTCTCTCAAATCCTCAGATAGAGATGTTACTGAAAATTTAGAAGAGGAAGTGCGCATGACGCCTTCTCCTACCAAGAGGAATATACACAACTTTACAAGAAGCCACGATTCctag